In Nocardioides palaemonis, a single genomic region encodes these proteins:
- a CDS encoding FdhF/YdeP family oxidoreductase, whose product MTLLSQLRDVPARLRNEARQVPTHDIDEDDVEVESTSHAAAGATAVAVAMRRAIGQMGVRRTAASLTRLNQVGGFDCQGCAWPDPAPGHRHPAEFCENGAKAVAEEATRQHLDRAFFAAHSVADLAERTEFWLGKQGRITEPMVLRPGATHYEPITWDDAFATIAGHLQRLEDPDQATFYTSGKTSNEAAFVYQLFARSLGTNNLPDCSNMCHESSGSALSETIGIGKGSVSLEDIHQAKLILVVGQNPGTNHPRMLSALEEAKSRGAKIISVNPLQEAGLVRFKNPQTPKGLTVGTPVADLHLPIRLNGDLAFFQAVGSLLVEWDALDHDFLEQYTTGFDDYRAHVADLDWSKVEASTGLTREQITEAARMVAESPATVTCWAMGITQHHNAVGTIKEIVNVALLQGNIGKPGAGVCPVRGHSNVQGDRTMGIWERVPDHFLDAIRDEFGFEPPREHGLDTVGSIQALRDGKIRVFFGMGGNFVGAAPDTEATEAAMRNAALTVHVSTKLNRSHVVHGGEALILPALGRSEKDLTGGRVQRVTVEDSMSAVHASHGPLDPPSEHVRSEVDIICSMAIATLGEDSPVPWAAFRDDYTEIRRRIARVVPGCAAYDEKVDEPGGFVLPHPPRDNRVFETESGRAVITSTPLDVLDVPRGRFLLQSMRSHDQFNTTIYGLDDRYRGVKGGRRVVFVHPDDLRDLELVEGDLVDLVSEWKDGVERTAKAFRVVPYDQPRGCVAAYYPEANPLVPLDSTAEKSNQPVYKSVVVRLERAGATNGASDRGSQGSPDQGSGSNRQDDPHHLS is encoded by the coding sequence GTGACGCTCCTCTCCCAGCTGCGAGACGTACCGGCCCGGCTCCGCAACGAGGCCCGGCAGGTGCCCACCCACGACATCGACGAGGACGACGTGGAGGTCGAGTCGACCTCCCACGCCGCGGCGGGCGCCACTGCCGTCGCGGTCGCGATGCGTCGCGCGATCGGGCAGATGGGCGTACGCCGCACCGCCGCGTCGCTGACCCGCCTCAACCAGGTGGGTGGCTTCGACTGCCAGGGCTGCGCCTGGCCCGACCCCGCGCCCGGCCACCGGCACCCCGCGGAGTTCTGCGAGAACGGCGCCAAGGCCGTGGCCGAGGAGGCGACCCGCCAGCACCTCGACCGCGCCTTCTTCGCCGCCCACTCCGTCGCCGACCTCGCCGAGCGCACCGAGTTCTGGCTCGGCAAGCAGGGCCGGATCACCGAGCCGATGGTGCTGCGGCCGGGTGCCACCCACTACGAGCCGATCACCTGGGACGACGCGTTCGCCACCATCGCCGGCCACCTCCAGCGCCTCGAGGACCCCGACCAGGCGACCTTCTACACGTCCGGCAAGACCTCCAACGAGGCCGCGTTCGTCTACCAGCTCTTCGCCCGCAGCCTCGGCACCAACAACCTGCCCGACTGCTCGAACATGTGCCACGAGTCGTCCGGCTCGGCCCTCAGCGAGACCATCGGGATCGGCAAGGGCTCGGTCAGCCTCGAGGACATCCACCAGGCCAAGCTGATCCTGGTCGTCGGGCAGAACCCCGGCACCAACCACCCGCGCATGCTCTCGGCGCTGGAGGAGGCCAAGTCCCGCGGCGCGAAGATCATCTCGGTCAACCCGCTGCAGGAGGCCGGGCTGGTCCGGTTCAAGAACCCGCAGACGCCCAAGGGACTCACCGTCGGCACGCCGGTGGCCGACCTGCACCTGCCGATCCGGCTCAACGGCGACCTCGCCTTCTTCCAGGCCGTCGGCTCGCTGCTCGTGGAGTGGGACGCGCTCGACCACGACTTCCTCGAGCAGTACACGACCGGCTTCGACGACTACCGCGCCCACGTCGCCGACCTCGACTGGTCGAAGGTCGAGGCGTCGACCGGCCTCACCCGCGAGCAGATCACGGAGGCGGCCCGGATGGTCGCCGAGTCGCCCGCCACCGTCACCTGCTGGGCGATGGGCATCACCCAGCACCACAACGCCGTCGGCACGATCAAGGAGATCGTCAACGTCGCCCTCCTGCAGGGCAACATCGGCAAGCCCGGCGCCGGCGTCTGCCCCGTGCGCGGCCACTCCAACGTGCAGGGCGACCGCACCATGGGCATCTGGGAGCGGGTCCCCGACCACTTCCTCGACGCGATCCGCGACGAGTTCGGCTTCGAGCCGCCGCGCGAGCACGGGCTCGACACCGTGGGCTCGATCCAGGCGCTGCGCGACGGCAAGATCCGGGTGTTCTTCGGCATGGGCGGCAACTTCGTCGGCGCCGCCCCCGACACCGAGGCCACCGAGGCCGCGATGCGCAACGCCGCCCTCACCGTCCACGTCTCGACCAAGCTCAACCGCTCGCACGTCGTGCACGGCGGCGAGGCACTGATCCTCCCCGCGCTCGGGCGCAGCGAGAAGGACCTCACCGGCGGGCGCGTGCAGCGCGTGACGGTCGAGGACTCGATGTCGGCCGTGCACGCCTCGCACGGCCCGCTCGACCCGCCGTCGGAGCACGTGCGCTCGGAGGTCGACATCATCTGCTCGATGGCCATCGCCACGCTCGGCGAGGACTCGCCGGTGCCGTGGGCGGCGTTCCGCGACGACTACACCGAGATCCGCCGCCGGATCGCCCGGGTCGTGCCCGGCTGCGCGGCGTACGACGAGAAGGTCGACGAGCCCGGCGGCTTCGTGCTGCCGCACCCGCCGCGCGACAACCGCGTCTTCGAGACCGAGAGCGGCCGGGCCGTCATCACCTCGACGCCGCTCGACGTCCTCGATGTCCCGCGCGGCCGGTTCCTGCTGCAGTCGATGCGCTCGCACGACCAGTTCAACACCACGATCTACGGCCTCGACGACCGCTACCGCGGCGTCAAGGGCGGACGTCGCGTCGTGTTCGTCCACCCCGACGACCTGCGCGACCTCGAGCTCGTCGAGGGCGACCTCGTCGACCTGGTCAGCGAGTGGAAGGACGGCGTCGAGCGCACCGCGAAGGCGTTCCGCGTCGTGCCCTACGACCAGCCGCGCGGGTGCGTGGCGGCCTACTACCCGGAGGCCAACCCGCTGGTGCCGCTCGACTCGACCGCCGAGAAGAGCAACCAGCCGGTCTACAAGTCGGTCGTCGTACGCCTCGAGAGGGCGGGCGCGACGAACGGTGCGTCCGACCGTGGCTCGCAGGGCTCGCCCGACCAGGGCTCGGGCTCGAACCGCCAGGACGACCCGCACCACCTGAGCTGA
- a CDS encoding MaoC/PaaZ C-terminal domain-containing protein yields the protein MSTLTAGDALPDQTFTVTRADLVAYAAASGDHNPIHQDEEVARSVGLPGVIAHGMYTLALVGRAVAEWTDGAEVVDLGAKFTSPVVVPADGGAEVRVAGTVKSVADGVATLALEVTCDGQKVLGMPKAVVRA from the coding sequence ATGAGCACGCTCACCGCCGGCGACGCCCTGCCGGACCAGACCTTCACGGTCACCCGCGCCGACCTCGTCGCCTACGCCGCCGCGAGCGGCGACCACAACCCGATCCACCAGGACGAGGAGGTCGCCCGCAGCGTCGGCCTCCCCGGGGTGATCGCCCACGGGATGTACACCCTCGCGCTGGTCGGCCGCGCCGTTGCCGAGTGGACCGACGGGGCCGAGGTCGTCGACCTCGGCGCGAAGTTCACCAGCCCGGTCGTGGTCCCCGCCGATGGCGGCGCCGAGGTGCGGGTCGCCGGCACGGTGAAGTCCGTCGCCGACGGCGTCGCGACCCTGGCCCTCGAGGTCACCTGCGACGGCCAGAAGGTCCTCGGCATGCCGAAGGCCGTCGTCCGTGCCTGA
- the rpmG gene encoding 50S ribosomal protein L33 — protein MASKSSDVRPKITLACTECKERNYITKKNRRNDPDRIELKKFCPRCRNHTAHRETR, from the coding sequence ATGGCCAGCAAGTCTTCTGACGTTCGCCCCAAGATCACGCTCGCGTGCACCGAGTGCAAGGAGCGCAACTACATCACCAAGAAGAACCGGCGCAACGACCCCGACCGGATCGAGCTCAAGAAGTTCTGCCCGCGCTGCCGCAACCACACCGCGCACCGCGAGACCCGCTGA
- a CDS encoding amidase, translating into MTRVHAFTDDALGDLDATGLVDALRSGRVSVPEVVEAAIARTERVDASLGAVAHAAYDRAREEAQHPRGGWFAGVPTFVKDNCDVAGMPTQHGTDAFTARPAAADGDFARMYLATGLIPLGKTQLSEFGFSGAADHVRLGPVRSPWSTDHYAGASSAGSAALVAAGAVPIAHANDGGGSIRIPAAVNGLVGLKPTRGRLAQDRMMRDMPVRIVSDGVLTRSVRDTAAFYREAEKVWRNPLLAPVGDVTRPSRARLRVAVVTSGIGRECSPEVRELTLRTASLLEGLGHHVEEIDNPVPASFPDHFVRFWSMLALVIVRRGQKDFGPTFDASRLDNLTLGLARHAARNLHKQPFSIAVLRTSARVAARHRAAYDITLTPTLATETPLVGHLRPDQDYDEVMGRLMDWVAFTPLQNATGEPAISLPLATTAAGLPQGMMLGAGAGREARLLGLAHELEEAVGWPRIQGSHEGSEEAS; encoded by the coding sequence ATGACGCGCGTGCACGCCTTCACCGACGACGCCCTCGGCGACCTCGACGCGACCGGCCTGGTCGACGCGCTGCGGTCCGGCCGGGTCTCGGTCCCCGAGGTCGTCGAGGCGGCCATCGCCCGCACCGAGCGGGTCGACGCCAGCCTCGGCGCGGTGGCCCACGCGGCGTACGACCGGGCGCGCGAGGAGGCGCAGCACCCCCGTGGCGGCTGGTTCGCCGGCGTCCCGACGTTCGTCAAGGACAACTGCGACGTCGCGGGCATGCCCACCCAGCACGGCACCGACGCCTTCACCGCGCGGCCCGCTGCGGCCGACGGCGACTTCGCCCGGATGTACCTCGCGACGGGGCTGATCCCGCTCGGCAAGACCCAGCTCTCTGAGTTCGGCTTCTCCGGCGCAGCCGACCACGTCCGGCTCGGACCGGTGCGCTCGCCGTGGAGCACCGACCACTACGCCGGCGCGTCCTCGGCCGGGTCCGCCGCGCTGGTCGCCGCCGGGGCCGTCCCGATCGCCCACGCCAACGACGGCGGCGGCTCGATCCGCATCCCGGCCGCGGTCAACGGGCTGGTCGGGCTCAAGCCCACCCGGGGCCGGCTGGCGCAGGACCGGATGATGCGCGACATGCCGGTGCGGATCGTCTCCGACGGCGTGCTGACCCGCAGCGTCCGCGACACGGCCGCGTTCTACCGCGAGGCCGAGAAGGTGTGGCGCAACCCGCTCCTCGCCCCGGTCGGTGACGTCACCCGCCCCAGCCGGGCACGGCTGCGGGTCGCGGTCGTCACCTCCGGCATCGGCCGCGAGTGCAGCCCCGAGGTGCGCGAGCTCACGCTGCGCACCGCGTCCCTGCTCGAGGGGCTCGGGCACCACGTGGAGGAGATCGACAACCCGGTGCCGGCGAGCTTCCCCGACCACTTCGTGCGGTTCTGGTCGATGCTCGCGCTGGTGATCGTCCGCCGCGGCCAGAAGGACTTCGGGCCGACCTTCGACGCCAGCCGGCTCGACAACCTCACCCTCGGCCTGGCGCGGCACGCCGCCCGCAACCTGCACAAGCAGCCGTTCTCGATCGCCGTGCTGCGGACCTCGGCGCGGGTCGCCGCGCGCCACCGGGCGGCGTACGACATCACGCTCACGCCGACGCTCGCCACCGAGACGCCGCTGGTCGGCCACCTGCGCCCCGACCAGGACTACGACGAGGTGATGGGCCGGCTGATGGACTGGGTGGCGTTCACGCCGCTGCAGAACGCGACCGGTGAGCCGGCGATCTCGCTGCCGCTCGCGACCACCGCCGCAGGGCTCCCGCAGGGCATGATGCTGGGCGCCGGCGCGGGCCGCGAGGCACGCCTCCTGGGGCTCGCCCACGAGCTCGAGGAGGCCGTCGGCTGGCCCCGGATCCAGGGGTCGCACGAGGGGTCGGAAGAGGCCTCCTGA
- a CDS encoding FAS1-like dehydratase domain-containing protein, with the protein MPVDPSLVGRAFPAPTPLTVTAERVADFAAAVGHPGGPGVVPPTFPIVLAFDAMMAFFDAEQVDLHRIVHGEQRFAYARPIEVGDELSATLTVTGLRQIGGADIIATASEITDATGAVVCTGKATLVHGGAA; encoded by the coding sequence ATGCCCGTCGACCCCTCCCTGGTCGGGCGCGCGTTCCCCGCGCCCACGCCCCTGACCGTCACCGCCGAGCGCGTCGCCGACTTCGCTGCGGCGGTCGGCCACCCCGGTGGTCCCGGCGTGGTGCCGCCGACCTTCCCGATCGTGCTGGCCTTCGACGCGATGATGGCCTTCTTCGACGCCGAGCAGGTCGACCTGCACCGCATCGTCCACGGCGAGCAGCGCTTCGCCTACGCCCGCCCGATCGAGGTCGGCGACGAGCTGAGCGCCACGCTCACCGTCACCGGGCTGCGCCAGATCGGCGGCGCCGACATCATCGCGACCGCCTCCGAGATCACCGACGCCACCGGCGCCGTCGTCTGCACCGGCAAGGCCACCCTCGTCCACGGAGGTGCCGCATGA
- a CDS encoding UDP-N-acetylmuramate dehydrogenase, with translation MPEPDPVPALRDHTTLRLGGTGREWVRATTDADLVAAVADADAAGTPVLVLAGGSNLVVADAGFDGRVVQVATTGVRTDAGDVDDASPRCGGIEVTAAAGEDWDRFVATAVDHGWAGVEALSGIPGAVGSTPIQNVGAYGQDVSQTISRVRTWDRVDRTQRTFTAADCGFGYRHSRFKAEPGRHLVLDVTFQLRVGDLSEPVAYAELARRLGVEQGQRAPLEDVRAAVLALRGGKGMVLDADDHDTWSAGSFFTNPVLTPEQAAALPDDAPRWEQPDGTVKSSAAWLIEHAGFGKGHTSAAAGERVSLSTKHTLALTNRGGATTEELLTLAREVRDGVRERFGVTLVNEPVTVGCSL, from the coding sequence GTGCCTGAGCCCGACCCGGTGCCTGCCCTGCGCGACCACACCACGCTCCGCCTCGGCGGTACCGGCCGGGAGTGGGTCCGCGCGACCACCGACGCCGACCTCGTCGCGGCGGTGGCCGACGCCGACGCCGCCGGCACCCCCGTCCTCGTCCTCGCGGGCGGCTCCAACCTCGTCGTCGCCGACGCCGGCTTCGACGGCCGCGTCGTGCAGGTCGCGACCACGGGCGTGCGCACCGACGCCGGAGACGTGGACGACGCCTCCCCCCGCTGCGGCGGCATCGAGGTGACCGCGGCCGCCGGGGAGGACTGGGACCGCTTCGTGGCCACCGCCGTCGACCACGGCTGGGCCGGCGTGGAGGCGCTCTCCGGCATCCCCGGCGCGGTCGGCTCCACCCCGATCCAGAATGTCGGCGCCTACGGCCAGGACGTCTCGCAGACGATCTCCCGCGTCCGGACCTGGGATCGCGTCGACCGCACCCAGCGCACCTTCACGGCCGCCGACTGCGGCTTCGGCTACCGCCACAGCCGGTTCAAGGCCGAGCCCGGCCGCCACCTCGTCCTCGACGTCACCTTCCAGCTCCGTGTCGGCGACCTCTCCGAGCCCGTGGCCTACGCCGAGCTCGCCCGGCGCCTCGGCGTCGAGCAGGGGCAGCGCGCCCCGCTGGAGGACGTACGCGCCGCCGTGCTGGCGCTGCGCGGCGGCAAGGGGATGGTGCTCGACGCCGACGACCACGACACCTGGTCGGCCGGCTCGTTCTTCACCAACCCGGTGCTCACGCCCGAGCAGGCGGCCGCGCTCCCCGACGACGCGCCCCGCTGGGAGCAGCCGGACGGCACCGTGAAGTCGAGCGCGGCGTGGCTGATCGAGCACGCGGGCTTCGGCAAGGGCCACACCAGCGCGGCCGCGGGGGAGCGGGTCAGCCTCTCCACCAAGCACACCCTCGCGCTGACCAACCGCGGTGGCGCGACGACCGAGGAGCTGCTCACCCTCGCCCGCGAGGTCCGCGACGGCGTGCGCGAGCGCTTCGGCGTCACCCTCGTCAACGAGCCCGTGACGGTCGGCTGCTCCCTCTGA
- a CDS encoding DNA-3-methyladenine glycosylase I, with protein MARCPWGASDPVNGAYHDTEWGLRVAGEAAHLERLTLEAFQSGLSWRTILDKRPAFRAAFADFDADVVAAYGPDDVARLMADAGIVRNLRKVEAAITNARATVALREQGGLEAFIWSFRPEPGPAPRTTADVPTTSPESVALAKALKKAGFAHVGPTTMYALMEAIGLVDDHLADCHRRGCAG; from the coding sequence GTGGCCCGGTGCCCCTGGGGCGCCTCCGACCCGGTCAACGGCGCTTACCACGACACCGAGTGGGGGCTGCGGGTCGCCGGCGAGGCGGCCCACCTCGAGCGGCTGACCCTCGAGGCGTTCCAGTCGGGCCTGTCCTGGCGCACGATCCTCGACAAGCGACCCGCGTTCCGGGCCGCGTTCGCCGACTTCGACGCCGACGTGGTCGCTGCCTACGGTCCCGACGACGTCGCCCGGCTGATGGCCGACGCCGGCATCGTGCGCAACCTGCGCAAGGTCGAGGCCGCGATCACCAACGCCCGCGCCACCGTCGCGCTGCGCGAGCAGGGCGGGCTCGAGGCGTTCATCTGGTCCTTCCGCCCCGAGCCCGGTCCGGCCCCGCGCACGACCGCCGACGTGCCCACCACGTCGCCGGAGTCCGTGGCGCTCGCGAAGGCGCTGAAGAAGGCCGGCTTCGCCCACGTCGGACCCACCACGATGTACGCCCTGATGGAGGCGATCGGGCTGGTCGACGACCACCTCGCCGACTGCCACCGGCGTGGTTGTGCGGGCTGA
- the nemA gene encoding N-ethylmaleimide reductase, with translation MPSLFEPLDLGAVMIPNRVLMAPLTRMRATPPGDVPNALMRDYYVQRASAGLLVSEGTQISPEGKGYMDTPGIHSAEQVAGWRQVTDAVHEAGGLIAAQLWHTGRVSHESFHDGQPPVSASAIPYRNRTTVRGEDGRPTRVACPTPRALALDELPRVVDDYRRATVNAREAGFDLVEIHGAHGYLLHQFLAADANQRDDEYGGALAHRARLMLEVVDAVVDAWSADRVGIRISPIGSFNGTEDPEGAEAGLFVAGELGRRDLAFLHLSEPDWAGGPELDDDYRRALRAAHPGPIVGAGGYDRAKADRLLEAGLIDAAAFGRTFIANPDLPRRLAEDLPLNPQRPETFYGGDAEGYTDYPEHGAA, from the coding sequence ATGCCTTCGTTGTTCGAACCCCTCGACCTCGGCGCGGTGATGATCCCGAACCGCGTCCTCATGGCCCCGCTCACCCGGATGCGGGCGACCCCGCCCGGCGACGTCCCGAACGCGCTGATGCGCGACTACTACGTCCAGCGCGCGAGCGCCGGGCTGCTGGTGTCGGAGGGCACCCAGATCAGCCCCGAGGGCAAGGGCTACATGGACACCCCCGGCATCCACAGCGCCGAGCAGGTCGCCGGCTGGCGGCAGGTCACCGACGCGGTGCACGAGGCCGGCGGGCTGATCGCGGCCCAGCTGTGGCACACCGGGCGGGTCTCGCACGAGTCCTTCCACGACGGGCAGCCGCCGGTCTCGGCCAGCGCGATCCCCTACCGCAACCGCACGACGGTGCGCGGCGAGGACGGCCGGCCGACCCGCGTGGCGTGCCCGACGCCGCGCGCCCTCGCGCTCGACGAGCTGCCGCGCGTCGTCGACGACTACCGCCGCGCGACCGTCAACGCGCGGGAGGCCGGCTTCGACCTCGTCGAGATCCACGGCGCCCACGGCTACCTGCTCCACCAGTTCCTCGCCGCGGACGCCAACCAGCGCGACGACGAGTACGGCGGTGCGCTGGCCCACCGGGCGCGGCTGATGCTCGAGGTGGTCGACGCCGTCGTCGACGCCTGGTCCGCCGACCGGGTCGGCATCCGGATCTCGCCGATCGGGTCCTTCAACGGCACCGAGGACCCCGAGGGCGCCGAGGCCGGCCTCTTCGTCGCCGGTGAGCTCGGCCGGCGCGACCTCGCCTTCCTGCACCTCTCGGAGCCCGACTGGGCCGGCGGCCCCGAGCTCGACGACGACTACCGCCGCGCCCTGCGCGCGGCGCACCCGGGCCCGATCGTCGGCGCCGGCGGCTACGACCGCGCCAAGGCCGACCGGCTGCTCGAGGCCGGCCTCATCGACGCGGCCGCGTTCGGCCGGACGTTCATCGCCAACCCGGACCTGCCGCGGCGCCTCGCCGAGGACCTCCCGCTCAACCCGCAGCGCCCGGAGACCTTCTACGGCGGCGACGCCGAGGGCTACACCGACTACCCGGAGCACGGCGCCGCCTGA
- a CDS encoding pirin family protein, whose protein sequence is MTAQIDVLTSREVPLGGPRAMRVRRTLPQRHRSLIGAWCFVDHYGPDEVDQTGGMVVAPHPHTGLQTVSWLFEGEIEHRDSAGNHATVRPGELNLMTSGRGISHTEVSTDATTVLHGAQLWVALPDATRDADPGFHHYAPQPVRGPGWEARVFLGEVLGASSPVPTHTPLLGAELMLAPGRSLEVEVDETFEHGVLLDVGVVEVEGTEIKPSDLAYVPHGRRTLTVTAHEEARLLLLGGPPFGEAIVMWWNFIGRSHDEVAGHRRAWMEQVEGGMSDGRFGLVDTDLEPIPAPVLPNVRLKERR, encoded by the coding sequence ATGACCGCGCAGATCGACGTGCTGACCTCGCGCGAGGTCCCGCTCGGGGGCCCCCGCGCGATGCGCGTGCGCCGTACGCTCCCGCAGCGCCACCGCTCGCTGATCGGCGCCTGGTGCTTCGTCGACCACTACGGCCCCGACGAGGTCGACCAGACCGGCGGCATGGTGGTCGCGCCCCACCCGCACACGGGCCTGCAGACGGTGAGCTGGCTGTTCGAGGGCGAGATCGAGCACCGCGACTCCGCCGGCAACCACGCGACGGTCCGGCCCGGCGAGCTCAACCTGATGACCTCCGGACGCGGCATCAGCCACACCGAGGTCTCCACCGACGCCACGACCGTCCTGCACGGCGCGCAGCTGTGGGTGGCGCTGCCCGACGCCACGCGCGACGCCGACCCGGGCTTCCACCACTACGCGCCGCAGCCGGTCCGCGGGCCGGGCTGGGAGGCGCGGGTGTTCCTCGGCGAGGTGCTCGGCGCGAGCTCGCCGGTCCCCACCCACACGCCGCTGCTCGGCGCCGAGCTGATGCTCGCTCCGGGTCGGAGCCTCGAGGTCGAGGTCGACGAGACCTTCGAGCACGGCGTCCTGCTCGACGTCGGCGTGGTCGAGGTCGAGGGCACCGAGATCAAGCCGAGCGACCTGGCCTACGTCCCGCACGGGCGCCGCACGCTCACCGTCACCGCCCACGAGGAGGCCCGCCTGCTGCTGCTCGGCGGTCCGCCGTTCGGCGAGGCGATCGTCATGTGGTGGAACTTCATCGGCCGCTCCCACGACGAGGTCGCCGGCCACCGCCGCGCGTGGATGGAGCAGGTGGAGGGCGGCATGAGCGACGGCCGGTTCGGGCTGGTCGACACCGACCTCGAGCCGATCCCGGCGCCGGTCCTGCCCAACGTCCGGCTCAAGGAGCGGCGCTGA
- a CDS encoding ABC transporter ATP-binding protein, whose protein sequence is MQDFPPRVATFFTGTDDAPSPDPDTRSPAAFLRWVLGQQKALIALSSLCYALWFLPMTLGPWIFGRAVDQGIVGGSTTALVGWAALLLGVVVVGAVFGIVSHTLVVRSWLVGLYGTLEMVTRKVAQMGHVLPRRSPTGEVLSVASSDSDEFGALTEIVARALGQLASYLTVATIVLTMSWQLGVLTLVAAPVLLGAALPLLRPLHRRQQVERSRTSDLTSLATDIVAGLRILRGIGGEQTFGANYDRQSQSAKRAGVAAGIWQAAVEAVGVLLSGVFLVALVWLGTREVERGTLTVGELITFLGYGLFMVGPIRTFFELAQKGTRSLVSARKAIAILEQRPPWRDAEAPVALDGTAALHDTASGLTVPPGLLTVVVSAVPEQSAALADRLGRYLPADTEPVAAEEEDGLKGRAARRSRAARAQERARIAALDEERAGRAWGVTLGGVDLSRAALDDVRRQVLVSDTSSQLFAGTLQDAVDPHGRLTREQAEHALRVANAEDVYDALPEGWQGQLDERGRGLSGGQRQRVVLARAVAADPPVLVLVEPTSAVDAHTEARVAERVAETRRGRTTVVTTVSPLWLHHADHVVLLHDGTVVAEGRHADLLAGDPDYRRVVARALDDDLDGQEVAR, encoded by the coding sequence ATGCAGGACTTCCCTCCCCGGGTCGCGACGTTCTTCACCGGCACCGACGACGCGCCCAGCCCGGACCCCGACACCCGTTCGCCCGCAGCCTTCCTCCGGTGGGTGCTGGGGCAGCAGAAGGCGCTCATCGCGCTGTCGTCGCTCTGCTACGCCCTGTGGTTCCTGCCGATGACGCTCGGCCCCTGGATCTTCGGCCGGGCGGTCGACCAGGGCATCGTCGGCGGCTCGACGACCGCCCTCGTCGGCTGGGCCGCCCTGCTGCTCGGCGTGGTGGTCGTCGGAGCGGTGTTCGGGATCGTGTCGCACACGCTCGTGGTGCGCAGCTGGCTGGTCGGCCTCTACGGCACCCTCGAGATGGTCACCCGCAAGGTGGCGCAGATGGGGCACGTGCTGCCCCGGCGCTCTCCCACCGGCGAGGTGCTGAGCGTCGCGTCGAGCGACTCCGACGAGTTCGGCGCGCTCACCGAGATCGTGGCGCGGGCGCTCGGCCAGCTGGCGTCGTACCTCACCGTCGCCACGATCGTGCTCACCATGTCGTGGCAGCTCGGCGTGCTCACCCTGGTGGCCGCGCCGGTCCTGCTGGGCGCGGCGCTCCCGCTGCTCCGGCCGCTGCACCGCCGCCAGCAGGTCGAGCGCTCACGCACCTCCGACCTGACCTCGCTGGCCACCGACATCGTGGCCGGCCTGCGCATCCTGCGCGGCATCGGCGGCGAGCAGACCTTCGGCGCCAACTACGACCGGCAGTCGCAGTCGGCCAAGCGCGCCGGCGTCGCCGCCGGCATCTGGCAGGCCGCGGTCGAGGCCGTCGGCGTGCTGCTCTCCGGCGTCTTCCTGGTCGCGCTGGTCTGGCTCGGCACCCGCGAGGTCGAGCGCGGCACGCTCACCGTGGGCGAGCTGATCACCTTCCTCGGCTACGGCCTGTTCATGGTCGGCCCGATCCGCACCTTCTTCGAGCTCGCCCAGAAGGGCACCCGCTCGCTGGTGAGCGCCCGCAAGGCGATCGCGATCCTCGAGCAGCGCCCGCCGTGGCGCGACGCCGAGGCACCCGTGGCGCTCGACGGCACCGCTGCGCTGCACGACACCGCGAGCGGCCTCACCGTCCCGCCCGGCCTGCTGACCGTCGTGGTCAGCGCCGTGCCCGAGCAGAGCGCGGCGCTGGCCGACCGGCTCGGTCGCTACCTCCCCGCCGACACCGAGCCCGTCGCGGCCGAGGAGGAGGACGGCCTCAAGGGCCGCGCCGCCCGTCGCTCCCGCGCGGCCCGCGCCCAGGAGCGCGCCCGCATCGCCGCGCTCGACGAGGAGCGCGCCGGCCGGGCGTGGGGCGTCACCCTCGGCGGCGTCGACCTGTCGCGCGCCGCGCTCGACGACGTACGCCGCCAGGTGCTGGTGAGCGACACCTCGAGCCAGCTCTTCGCCGGGACGCTCCAGGACGCCGTCGACCCGCACGGCCGACTCACCCGCGAGCAGGCGGAGCACGCGCTGCGGGTGGCCAACGCCGAGGACGTCTACGACGCGCTGCCGGAGGGCTGGCAGGGCCAGCTCGACGAGCGCGGCCGTGGCCTGTCCGGCGGCCAGCGCCAGCGGGTCGTGCTGGCCCGCGCGGTCGCGGCCGACCCGCCCGTGCTGGTGCTGGTGGAGCCGACGTCCGCAGTCGACGCGCACACCGAGGCCCGCGTCGCCGAGCGGGTCGCGGAGACCCGCCGCGGGCGTACGACCGTGGTGACCACCGTGTCGCCGCTGTGGCTGCACCACGCCGACCACGTCGTCCTGCTCCACGACGGCACCGTCGTCGCCGAGGGCCGGCACGCCGACCTGCTCGCCGGCGACCCCGACTACCGCCGCGTGGTGGCCCGCGCGCTCGACGACGACCTCGATGGCCAGGAGGTCGCCCGGTGA